In the genome of Phycisphaerae bacterium, one region contains:
- a CDS encoding SPFH domain-containing protein — protein sequence MSETPLRSIRPPFPPFRIPLLGGIVGLVLLAFVAVVAFFWFIVRVEVPSNHLLVLIHKTGGVLPAGLPGEFGDQVVLYPELVKSIAQKTGTSEDDVRTAYKGIRFEVLTEGRHWYNPFSYERQVVPATLIKQNEVGVLIRKYGRPLPFPKTVATLPDERGPVGDVLMPGRHNINPFAYEVLKFPAIAISEGHAGVVTLLSGRDPAKKNTYVVEPGEKGVQRATLPPGLEYINPYLRQIEIVDVRSQKCDMVGADAIHFPSSDSFTITIEGTIEWAIRPDHVAEVTVAYGDMRDVLDKIILPNVRSLARLQGSKLQAREFISGRTRIVFQDKLLAGLKSECWNQGIDIRSALVRDIKPPAEIASLISQREQADQEIERYTNQIEEAKSEARLVEQQELQPQNNAIGQARTQIVTLTKEAEQRKNVAVTKANREFAVATLTLEAAEKEGAAIRSRGEADAKVVLFGYQARAEPLKAAVNAFGDGTTYAQQFFYQKVAPSIQSILTTTDGSFADIFRDFESAGASPMKGGNR from the coding sequence ATGTCAGAGACCCCGTTGCGCTCTATCCGTCCCCCGTTCCCGCCGTTTCGAATTCCTCTCCTCGGGGGGATTGTCGGCCTGGTCCTGCTGGCCTTCGTGGCCGTGGTTGCGTTTTTCTGGTTCATCGTTCGCGTCGAAGTGCCCTCGAACCATCTTCTCGTGCTTATCCACAAGACGGGCGGCGTTCTGCCCGCCGGACTACCGGGGGAATTTGGCGACCAGGTCGTCCTCTATCCCGAACTCGTAAAGAGCATCGCCCAAAAAACGGGAACGAGCGAGGACGACGTCCGGACCGCCTACAAAGGCATTCGCTTTGAAGTCCTCACCGAAGGACGGCATTGGTATAACCCCTTCAGCTACGAGCGACAGGTGGTCCCCGCCACGCTCATCAAACAGAATGAAGTCGGCGTCCTCATCCGCAAGTACGGCAGGCCGCTTCCCTTCCCCAAGACCGTCGCCACCCTGCCGGACGAACGAGGACCGGTCGGCGACGTCCTGATGCCCGGACGGCATAACATCAACCCGTTTGCCTACGAGGTGCTGAAATTCCCGGCCATCGCCATTTCCGAAGGCCACGCCGGTGTGGTGACCTTGCTGTCGGGCAGGGATCCGGCGAAGAAAAACACGTACGTCGTCGAGCCGGGCGAAAAGGGCGTGCAGCGAGCGACGCTTCCGCCCGGTCTCGAATACATCAACCCCTATCTCCGGCAGATCGAAATTGTGGATGTCCGCAGCCAGAAGTGCGATATGGTCGGGGCCGACGCCATCCACTTTCCCTCCTCGGACAGCTTCACGATCACGATCGAGGGAACCATTGAGTGGGCCATCCGCCCCGACCACGTGGCGGAGGTGACCGTGGCGTACGGCGATATGCGCGATGTTCTCGACAAGATCATTCTGCCGAATGTCCGCAGTCTCGCCCGTCTGCAGGGTTCCAAGCTCCAGGCGCGCGAGTTCATCAGCGGCAGGACGCGCATCGTCTTCCAGGACAAGCTGCTCGCCGGGCTCAAGAGCGAATGCTGGAATCAGGGCATCGACATCCGCTCCGCCCTGGTGCGCGATATCAAGCCGCCCGCCGAGATCGCCTCCCTCATCAGCCAGCGTGAACAGGCCGATCAGGAGATCGAGCGGTACACCAATCAGATCGAGGAGGCCAAGTCCGAGGCGCGCCTCGTCGAGCAGCAGGAATTGCAACCGCAGAATAACGCCATCGGCCAGGCGCGCACCCAGATCGTCACGCTCACCAAGGAGGCCGAGCAGCGAAAGAATGTCGCCGTGACGAAGGCTAACCGCGAATTCGCCGTCGCTACGCTCACGCTTGAGGCGGCCGAGAAAGAGGGCGCCGCCATTCGCTCCCGCGGCGAGGCGGACGCCAAGGTCGTCCTTTTCGGCTATCAAGCCCGGGCCGAGCCGCTCAAGGCCGCGGTCAACGCCTTCGGAGACGGCACGACCTACGCGCAACAATTCTTCTATCAGAAAGTGGCCCCGTCGATTCAGAGCATCCTGACGACCACCGACGGATCGTTCGCCGACATCTTCAGGGACTTTGAATCCGCCGGCGCGTCGCCGATGAAGGGAGGTAACCGCTGA